The genomic region GAAGGCGAGCGGCATCACCGACTGGCGGGCACACGGCCTGTCGCGGCCGCCGATTACCGAACTCTTGGCGATGCATACGATCTTCGAGACGGGGGCCGCCACCGGCTGCCCGGCGCATGTGGTGCACTGCTCGCTCGGGCGCGGCTACGATATCGCCCGTGCCTATCGCCGCGACGGTTTTGCCGCGACCGTCGAATGCTGCGTCCATTACCTGACGCTCGACGAAGAGAACGACGTCAAGCGCCTCGGCGGCAAGGCGAAGATCAATCCGCCGCTGCGGCCGCGCGCCGAGGTGGAGAAGCTCTGGCGGAAGGTGGCCGAGGGCGATGTCTGGCTGGTCTCGACCGATCATGTCAGCTGGTCGGAGAACCGCAAGACCAATCCCGATATGCTCGCCAATGCCTCCGGCGTGCCGGGCCTCGAGGTGATGGTGCCGCTGTTCGTCAAAGGCGCCAGCGAACGCGGCATTCCGCTGACATGGGCGGCCCGGTTGATGGCGGAGAACCCGGCCAGGCATTTCCGCCTCGACCATATCAAGGGGGCGCTGAAGCCCGGCAAGGATGCCGATATCATCGTGCTGGAGCCGCGGGACGGCATCTATGACGCGTCTGCCAGCGGCAACAACGTCGTCGGCTGGAGCCCCTATAACGGCATTCGCCTGCCGTGGAGCGTTGCGGCCACCTATCTCAGGGGCGAAAAGATCGCCGAAGGCGGCAAGGTGCTGGCCGAGCCCGGCACCGGCCGGTTCGTCCGGCCGCTGTCGCGCCAGGTCGTTGCCGGAGCGCTCGCATGAGCCGCAATCTTCCCGTCGATGCCGGCCGGATCGCCGGGGATATCGAGGCGCTCGCCGCGATTACCGAGCCCGGCCATCCCTGGACGCGGCGGGCTTTCACGCCGCTCTTTCTCGAAGGCCGGGCCTATATCGAAGCGCAGATGAAGGCGGCGGGGCTGGAAACGCGGATCGATGCCGCCGGCAATCTGATCGGCCGGCGCACGGGCCGCAAACCCTGGCTCGGCACGATCATGCTCGGCTCGCATTCCGACACGGTGCCGGATGGCGGCCGCTTCGACGGCATTGCCGGGGTGATCTCGGCGCTTGAGGTGGCGCGTGCGCTCAGCGACCGGGCGATCGAGCTCGACCACGATCTCGAGATCGTCGACTTCCTTGCCGAGGAGGTGAGTATCTTCGGCGTCTCCTGTATCGGCAGCCGGGGGATGACCGGGCAATTGCCGGAGGCCTGGCTTTCGCGCGTCAGCGACGGGCGCGACCTGGCCGAAGCCATCGCCGAGGTGGGTGGCACGCCAGGCGTGCTGGCGCAGCAGAAGCGGCCGGATATCGCAGGCTTTCTCGAACTGCATATCGAGCAGGGACCGGTGCTCGAAGCCGAACGGGAGGATATCGGCATCGTCACCGCCATCTCCGGCATCACCCGCATCGAAATTGCCGTCGAGGGGCGAGCCGACCATGCCGGCACGACGCCGATGGACCGGAGGGCGGATGCGCTGGTGGCGGCCGCCCAACTGGTGCTCGACATCCGCAACGCCGCCGCCGAGCTTGCCAAGATGCCGGGCCACTTCGCCGCAACCGTCGGCGAATTCAGGATCGAGCCGAATGCCGCCAATGTCGTGCCGTCGAAGGTAGCGCTGCTGATCGATGGCCGCGCCGAAATCCGCGCCGATATGGAAGCCTTCTGCCGCTGGCTCGACGGTCATGTCGAAAAGCTCGCCGACGCTTATGGCGTGACGATCAAGCCGCCGAGCCGGGTGTCCGACAATCTGCCGACGCCGGGCGATGCCGGGCTGCTTTCGACGCTGGAGGCCGCCTGCATCCGTGTCGGCGCCAAACACCGGCGCATGGCGTCGGGCGCCGGGCACGATACCGCCTGGATCGCCAAGGTGGCGCCGGCGGCGATGATCTTCGTGCCCTGCCGGGAGGGCCGCAGCCACTCCGCCGACGAATGGGCCGACAATGACGACATCGCGCTCGGCGCCGCCGTGCTGTTCGAGGCGGTGCGCGAGATGGACAAGGATTTGACGCGGGAGAAGGCCGATGGGACGCATACTGGTTGAGAAGGACGTGGAAGCCGCGGTCAAGGGCGGCTCCGTCTATGCCGCCGGCGGCGGCGGCTGGGCCGATCACGGAAGGATGCTTGGGCTTGCAGCCGTCAATGTCGGTAAGCCGGAGCTGGTCTCGATCGAGGAGCTGAGGGACGACGACTGGATCGCCACCGCAGCCGCGATCGGCGCGCCCGCCTCCACCACGCCCTGGGAAATGCAGGGCATCGATTACGTGAAGGCGGTGCAGCTCTTGCAGGAGGCGCTCGGCGAAAAGCTGTCCGGGCTGATCATCGGCCAGAACGGCAAATCCTCGACCCTGAACGGCTGGCTGCCCTCGGCGATCCTCGGCACCAAGGTGGTCGACGCGGTCGGCGATATCCGCGCCCATCCCACCGGCGACATGGGCTCGATCGGCATGGCCGGCTCGCCGGAGCAGATGATCCAGACGGCCGTCGGCGGCAATCGAGCCGAGAACCGGTACATCGAACTGGTGGTGAAGGGCGCGACGGCGAAGATCTCGCCGGTGCTGCGCGCCGCCGCCGATCAATCCGGCGGCTTCATCGCCAGCTGCCGCAACCCGCTGCGCGCTTCCTATGTCCGTGGTCACGCCGCACTCGGCGGCATCTCGATGGCGCTTGCGCTCGGAGAGGCGATCATCGCGGCGGAGAAACGCGGCGGAGCCGCCGTCATCGACGCGATCTGCAAAACGACGGGCGGGCATATCCTCGCCGAGGGCGTCATATCTGGAAAGGACGTCGTCTACACCAGGGAAGCTTTCGACATCGGCACGGTCAGCGTCGGTTCGGGCGCAAAATCGGTGACGCTGCATGTGATGAACGAATATATGGCCGTGGACGATGCCGATGGCGGCCGGCTTGCCACCTTCCCCGCCGTGATCAGCACGCTGTCCCAGGAGGGCGAGCCACTCAGCGTCGGCCAGCTTAGGGAAGGCATGCAGGTCTTCATCCTGCATGTGCCGAAGGATATCATCCCGCTGTCGGCAAGCGTGCTCGATCCCACCGTCTATCCCGTCGTCGAGAAGGCGATGGGGATCGAGATCGCCCGCTATGCGCTAGCGGCGAGGGCCTGAGCCATGGCGCGCGATCGGGGACTGGAAGACCTGCTGCGCGAGGCACTCGGCGATCGGCCTGGCCTTGCCGAAAAATCCATGTTCGGCGGCTGGGCCTTCCTGCTGAACGGCAACCTTCTCTGCGGCGCGCGCAGTGACGGCATGTTGATCCGTCTCGGCAAGGGCAATGACGGCTGGGCGCTGATGCTGCCGGGCGTGATCCAGATGTCGATGGGTGAGCGGGTCATGCATGGCTGGGTGCGCGCCAATGCCGAGGCCTACGGCGACGATGCGCTGAGACGGCGTCTGCTCGATGCGGCGCTCGCCTATGTGGAATCGCTGCCGGGCAAGTGACGACTGCGCTTTCCCCCTTCTCCCCAGCGGGAGAAGATGTCCTAGGGATAGATGAGGGGGTGAGCGGCAAGGCCGCGAGTGCCTGAGCGCAAGCGAAGGGCAATGAATGTTATGCCGTGTGGCCCCCTCATCCGACCCTTCGGGCCACCTTCTCCCCGGCAGGGAGAAGGGGAAACAGAGACCAAGCGAGGAACAACCATGCCGAAGGCCAATCCGCGTCATCCGAAATTTCCCATCCCCGGCGGGCCGGAGCTGCGGGCCAGGGGCTGGCGGCAGGAAGCGCTGCTGCGCCTGCTCGAAAACGTGCTTTCCGTTGGCGAGGATCCCGAAAACCTGATCGTCTATGCCGCGCTCGGCAAGGCGGCCCGCAGCTGGGCGGCGCATAAGGGCATCGTCAAGGCGCTGACCGAGATGGAGGAGGATCAGACGCTGCTGATCCAGTCGGGCAAGCCGATCGGGCTGGTGCGGACGCATGCCAAGGCGCCGCTCGTCATCATGGCGAACTGCAATATCGTCGGGCAATGGGCGAAAGCCGAGGTGTTTTATGAGCTGCAGCGCAAGGGACTGATCTGCTGGGGCGGCCTGACGGCCGGCGCCTGGCAGTATATCGGCAGCCAGGGCGTCATCCAGGGCACTTACGAGATCTTCATGCGCATTGCCGAGCGGCGCTTCGGCGGCGATCTCGCCGGCCGGTTCGTGCTGACGGCCGGCCTCGGCGGCATGGGTGGGGCGCAGCCGCTCGCCGGCCGCATGGCGGGGGCGGCGATCCTCTGCGTCGACATCGATCCGGAGCGCGCCCGCAAGCGCCAGGAGATCGGTTATCTCCAGGAGATCGCCCCCGATCTCGATACCGCCCTTCAGATGATCGACGCGGCGGTCAAGGAGAAGCGGGCGCTATCCGTCGGGCTCGTCGGCAATGCGGCGGAGGTCTATCCCGAAATCGCCCGGCGCGGCATCGTGCCCGATATCGTCACCGACCAGACTTCGGCGCACGACCTCGTCTATGGCTATGTGCCGAAGGGCATGGACCTCGATCAGGTGAGAGGATTGCGCGACGACGGCCAGGGGCAGTTGATGGCGGCAAGCCGCGCCTCGATCGTCGAGCATGTGACGGCGATGCTGCACTTCCAGAAGCGCGGCGCGGAAGTCTTCGACAACGGCAACCTCATCCGCACCCAGGCGAAAGAAGGCGGCGTCGCCGATGCCTTCGACATTCCGATCTTCACCGAAGCCTATCTGAGGCCGCTGTTCGCCCGGGCGATCGGCCCGTTCCGCTGGATGGCTCTGTCGGGCGAGGAGAGCGATATCGCCCGCATCGACGATCTGCTGCTCGAACTCTTCCCCGACAACAGGATCATCACCAACTGGATCCGGCTGGCGCGCGAGCACGTTCCCTTCGAGGGGCTGCCGGCCCGTATCGCCTGGCTCGGCCACGGCGAACGCACGATGCTGGCGCGGCACGTCAATGCGCTGGTCGCAGGCGGCGAGCTCAAAGGCCCCATAGCCTTTTCCCGCGACCATCTCGATGCCGGCGCCATGGCGCATCCCAACATCATGACCGAGCGGATGAAGGACGGATCGGATGCGATCGCCGACTGGCCGCTGATCGACGCGATGATGCTCTGCTCGTCGATGGCCGATCTCGTCGTCGTCCATTCCGGCGGCGGCGGTTATGCCGGCTACATGACGAGCTGCGGCGTCACCGTCGTCGCCGACGGCACCGATGCCGCCGACGAGCGGCTCGACCACGCGCTGACCAACGACACTGCCCTCGGCGTCATGCGTTACGCCGATGCGGGCTACGAGGAGGCGCTGGATGAGGTGGCGAAGAAGGACGTGCCCTATATCCGGCTGGATTGAGCCCGGAGGCGGATATCGGCCTATCGAGCGTCAGTCGATCAGGTTCGAAACTTCGATGAGATTGCCGTCTGGGTCTCGGAAATAAACCGAACGCAACCGTCCGGTCGCGCCGGTGCGTTCGACCGGACCTTCCTCAATCACAATGCCTGATGCCTGCAGGTGGGCAATGACGTCGGCAATCGGCGTTTCGGCGATGAAGCAGAGGTCGCCGGAGCCGGGGGCGGCATGTCTCGCCTTGGGTTCGAATTCGTGGCCGGCCCGATGCAGATTGATCTTCTGGCGGCCGAATTTCAGCGCCTTGCGGCCTTCCGCGAAGGTTTCGACCGACATGCCGAGGATGCGGGAATAAAAATCGCAGGTGGCTGCGATATCGGCGACGGTCAGCACGAGATGATCGAGACGGTCGATGCGGATCATGTTTTTCTCCTGGCGAGACGCTGCGCGACACAGGCGGAGATAAAGGCGAGCGCCAGCATGACAAGGGTGAAGGCGACGACGGCGGCCCAGCCGTCGATTGCCCAGAACCAGCCACCCGCCGACCCCATGAGGCTGGAGCCGACGTAATAGGCCAGCATATAGAGCGACGAGGCGTGGCCCTTGGTGCCATGCGCCAGCCTGCCGACGAGGCCGCTGGCGATGGAATGGCTCATGAAGAAACCTGATGTCAGCACCACGATGCCGAGAATGATGGAGGGCAGCGGGGCGAAGAGCGTCAGCGCGCTGCCGGCGGCGGTCAGCGCAAGACCGAAGAGAAGAACGCGGAAGTGCCCGATCCGGTCTCCGATCAGGCCGCCGATCGAGGCGGCGCCGATGCCGAAGAGATAGACGGTGAAGATCAGGCCGAGTTCGGTCTGGTTGAGGCCATAGGGCGGCGCCACGAGACGGAAGCCGGCGTAATTGTAGATGGTCACGAAGGAGCCCATCGCCAGGAAGGCGATGGCGAAGATGAAGGGCAGCGCCGGATTTTTGAGATGGCCGAGCCAGGCCTTCGCGTGGAAACGCGGATCGAAGCCGGGCCGGCGGACGAAGTTCTTCGACGGCGGCAGCAGGGCGATGAAGCCGAGCGCGGCGGCAAGGCCGATGGCGCCGATGAGGAACAGCGCCGGCCGCCAGCCGAGATATTCGGCGAAGATGCCGGTGAGAACGCGGCCGGACATGCCGCCGAAGGCCGTGCCGCCGACATAAAGGCCCATGGTGGCGCCAAGGCCGCGCGGATCGATTTCCTCGGCGAGATAGGCCATGGCGACGGCGGGCACGCCGCCGAGAACGAAGCCCTGCAGGGCGCGGATGACAAGCAGCAGCTGCCAGTTCGGGGCAAAGGCGGTGGCCACCGTCAGCAAGGCGGCGCCGACCAGCGATATCGACATCAGGCTGCGGCGGCCAAGGCCTTCCGAGACGGCGGCGGCGCAGACGATGGCGAGTGCGAGGAAGCCGGTGGAGAGCGAGAGCGACAGCGAGCTTCCGGCCGGGCTGACGGCAAATTCCTGCGAGAAGATCGGCAGCAGCGGCTGCACGCAATAAAGCAGCGAGAAGGTGGAGAAACCGGAGAGGAAAAGCGCCAGGCTGGCGCGTCGATAAGCGCCGGCGCCGCGTGTCAGGTAGTGCTTTTCCCCTGCGATCATAGTCTTCGCGCCATGCGCTGGCAGCGCCATATCTTCATCCTGACGAACCTTCGAATTCATGGGTTAGAACAGGATGATTTTAGGCCGGTTGGCCTAAAATCTGAATCCTGTTCTACATTAAAGAGTTAGAGCATGATGTCGCCCGAAAACCGCTCACACTTTTCGGCATCATGCTCTATCCGCAATATCCCAATAGGGCGGATCGCCAAAACTCTTCTTCAGATGATCGGCGATGGCGCGCAGCTTGGCGGAAGGATTTCGTCCCTCGGGATGGGCCATATAGATGAATTCGGCCTCCGGCCTGTGACCGACATCGATTTCGGCAAGCAGTCCCTCGCGGATGGCCGGGCCGGCAATGAAGGCGGGCAGCAGCGCGATACCGAGACCGGCGATCGCGGCGTCGCGCAGCATGTCGCCGTTGTTGATGCCGAGCGCCGGTTTTGCACGGACGAGGATCGCCCCCTCCGGCGTCTGGAAGCGCCAGTCGGCGACGCCGCGATTGGTGTAGAAGATACCGCGATGGCTGTTGAGATCATCAAGCGACAGCGGCATTCCCTCCCGCGCGAGATAATCCGGCGACGCGCAGAGCAGGCGGCGGCTCGGCGCAAGCTTCCAGGCAACCAGCCGGCTATCGGCGATCGGGCCGTTGCGGATGATGGCGTCATAGCCGTCCGAGGCGGCATCGACACGCCGGTCGTCGATATCGAGCGTCAGTTCGATATCGGGATGGTCGGCAAGAAAGGGATAGAGCGCCGGGCCGAGATGCATGCGGCCGAAGGTGACCGGGGCGGCGATGCGGATCGGCCCCGACAGCGTGCCGCGCCGCTCGGCCATATCGGCGGCAGCCTCCTCGATCTCGCGCACGATACGCCCGGCCCGCTCCAGGAAGACCTCACCGTCCTCGGTCAAGGTGAGCTTGCGCGTCGTTCGGTGCAGCAGCGTGCCGCCCAGCGATTTCTCCAGCTCGGCCAGCCTTTCGCTGACGACGGATTTGGAGAGCCTGAGCCGCCGGGCCGCCTCGCTGACCGAGCCTGCCTCGACGACGGCGACGAAAGCCGCAATGCCTTCGATCCTGATCATCGTTCGGTCTTTCCGAATTCGAATTCCTCTATTTGAAGACTAATCCGAACGAAGGGAAAATGCCATCTTCCTGTCAACGAAAGGGACGGCAGGGGCCGCCTCGCTTCCAACACAGGAGATGGAACCATGAACCGCTTGGACAACAAGGTCGCGATCGTCACCGGCGCAAGCTCCGGCATCGGCCGCGTCACGGCAAAGCTCTTTGCCGCCGAAGGCGCCAAGGTCGTCGTCGGTGCCCGACGTCGGGCTGAGCTCGCCAGTCTCGTCGCGGAGATCAAAGCAGAGGGCGGCGACGCCGTCGCCATTGCCGGCGACGTCCGGTCGGAAGACTATCACAAGGCGCTGGTCGCGGCTGCCGTGACCCATTACGGCAAGCTCGACATCGCCTTCAACAATGCCGGCATCATCGGCGAGGCCGGCCCGAGCACCGGTGTCTCGGAAGTAGGCTTCAGCGAGGCGCTTGATGTCAACCTCACGGCATCCTTCCTCGCCGCCAAACATCAGATCGGCGCGATGGCGGAAAAAGGCGGCGGCTCGGTGATCTTCACTTCGACCTTCGTCGGCTACAGCTTCGCCTTTCCGGGCGTTGCCGCCTATGCCGCCAGCAAATCCGGCCTGATCGGCCTGACGCAGGCGCTCGCCGCCGAATTCGGAGCGCAGGGCGTGCGCGTCAACGCCGTCCTGCCGGGCGCCGTCGATACCGAGATGTACCGGGACATGAACGATACGGCCGACAAGCGGGCCGCCGTCACCAATATGCATGCGCTGAAGCGCGTCGCGACACCTGACGAAGTCGCCCGCTCGGTTCTCTACCTCGCCTCCGACGATGCGAGCTTCGTCACCGGTACGGCTTCGCTGGTTGACGGCGGCATTTCGATCACCCGCAGCTAAGACGGCGCGGCGCGATTTCCGGGTTGGAGACCCTCCGATTGCCGACGCCGGCCCCTCATCCGCCTGCCGGCACCTTCTCCCCGTTTTACGGGGAGAAGGGGATATGCCGCGACCTCTCCGTCCCTTGCTAACGTCTCGCGGGGCAAGTCCCCTCTCCCCGTTTTACGGGGAGAGGGTTAGGGTGAGGGGCAGGCATGGGCGCCGATCAGACAGCAGTACCTCGAGCAAGCTCCATAGCTTCACCGGCGCGATTGCATGTTCTCCGCCAAAGGCTTAGGGTCGGGGCCGGTCAATAAGGCGACGGGAAGAAAGCCATGGCTCTCAGCGGAAAACGCATCCTCCTCATCATCTCCGGCGGCATCGCCGCCTATAAGAGCCTGGATCTGATCCGCCGGCTGCGAGAGCGCGGCGCGAGCGTGCGCCCGATCATGACCAAGGGCGCCCAGGAATTCGTCACGCCGCTGGCCGTCGGCGCGCTGGCGGCGGATCACGTCTTCCTCGATCTGTTTTCGCGTGAAGACGAACAGGATGTCGGCCATATCAGGCTGGCGCGCGACTGCGATCTCGTGCTCATCGCCCCTGCCACCGCCGACCTGATGGCGAAGATGGCGAACGGGCTTGCCGACGATCTCGCCTCGACCGTGCTGCTGGCGACTGAGAGGCCGGTGCTGGCGGCACCGGCGATGAACCCCAGAATGTGGGCGCATCCGGCGACGCGGCGCAATGCGGCGCTGCTCCGGGCAGACGGCATCCGCTTCGTCGGGCCGATGGCCGGCGAGATGGCGGAGAGCCGGGAAGCCGGGCTCGGCCGGATGGCGGAGCCGCTGGAGATCGTGGCGGCGGCCGAAACCATGCTCGACGACGGAGAAAAGCCGCTGAAGGGGCGCAAGGCGATCGTCACCTCAGGACCGACGCACGAGCCGATCGACCCGGTGCGCTACATCGCCAACCGCTCTTCCGGCCGGCAGGGCCATGCGATCGCCGCCGCCCTTGCCAGGCTTGGAGCCGAGGTGACGCTGGTCTCAGGGCCGGTGACGATCGCCGACCCCGTCGGCGTCAGCACCGTGCATGTCGAGCGGGCGGAGGAAATGCGCGACGCGGTGCTTTCGGCGCTGCCGGCCGACATCGCCGTGATGGTCGCGGCGGTGGCGGACTGGCGTGTCGCCTCGGCCGCCGACCAGAAGCTGAAGAAACATCCGGGCGAATCCATCCCGACGCTGGCGCTGACCGAAAACCCCGACATCCTCAAAACCGTCGGCCATCATACGATGCGGCCGAAGCTGGTGATCGGCTTTGCCGCCGAAACGCAGGACGTGGAAAGCAATGCGCGGGTCAAACTCGAGCGCAAGGGCGCCGACATGATCGTCGCCAACGATGTCTCGCCGGCCACCGGCATCATGGGCGGCAGCCGCAACAGCGTCAAACTCATCCGCCGCGACGGCGTCGAGCAATGGCCCGACCTGGCAAAGGAAGAGGTTGCTGAAAGGCTGGCAGCGCTGATCGCCGCGCAGTTCAGCTAAGGCGTTTCAGGCAGGGATAGCCATGCGCTGCGGCCGGGCGGCACTTCGCTTTCCCGGCCGGAAGTCCGCGACGTCGATCCCGTTTTCGCCGACGGTGACGGCGCTGCCATCGGGAATTTCAGCCCAGGCGTCGACATCGTCGTTCAACGGCTCGGAGACGAGGCAATAGCCGGCGCTGGCAGGGGATGCATAAAGCGTCGGCGCCTTGCGATCGGTGGCATAGCGGATCGCATAGAGCGTCTTGCCGTCGGAGAAGGCGGCGGTGAAGCGCAGCAGGATCGAGCCGAGGAGACTTTCGGCCAGATCCTCGACGAAACCGACCATATCGGCCATTGCGGCGATCGGCGCCTCGCGCAGGCCGAATTGCAGCGCCAGCAGAAACATCAGCTCGGAATCGGTCGTGCCGCCGCGGGCGTTGAACAATTCGTCGTCGAGCATCGCTTCCATCGGCCGGCGCAGCCGCTCGAAGCCGGAGATCTGGCCGTTGTGCATGAAGGACCAGGTGTCATGGGTGAAGGGGTGGCAATTGTCGCGGCGCGTGCCGCCGCCGGTAGCGGCGCGGACATGGGCGAGGAAAAGCGGCGAGCGGATCTGCCGCGCCAGGCTCTTCAGATTGCAATCCGACCAGGCCGGCAGGATATCGCGGTAGCGGCCGGGCTCCGGCCTGTCGCCATACCAGGCGATGCCGAAACCATCGCCATTGGTCGCCGTCTTGGCGCGGGTGGCGCAATGGGACTGCTCGATCAGCGAATGGGCGGGCGAGGACACCAGCTCCTCGAGATAGAGGGGATCTCCGCGATAGGCTGCCCAGCGACACATGGCTTTCTTGCTCCGGGACCCGCCGCCGCATCGGCGGGCATGCTAGATTGTCTGCCGTCGCGGCTAATAACAGCTTAATGCGCGGCCGGTTTGCAAGCACAAGGTGACGGATTCGTGGCGTCCTGGATGTTCAAATTCAGCGAAACGCTGTGTTCTTTCGTGAATGCCGGTCTTCCTCCAGGCGGGAAATCCTGCAGATTTCTGCTTGCATCTGAAAAGAATCAGCCTACCTTCGACTTATCAGCAACAGAACGAAAGGAAGGTGATCCAATGTCTAATGAGATTTCGGACCTCGTAACGGGCATGGGAGAGGTGAAGAAAGCGAGGCAGCCCTCGCTGTAATCCCGCCTTCCTGGGGCTGCGTAGACAGCCCAGGCCAGTTTGAGGCCAAACTCATGGAAAGGGTCGCCGAGGCGGCCCTTTTTATTGCCCTGATATAAGATCGTTGACGGACCATCGAAATCCCACTACTCATAAAGTCATCAGATGACTTTATGAGTAGTGGGATGCGCGCGATCAGCAGGACCAATCTCGCCGATGAGGCAATCGAGGCGATCCGCAGCGATATTCTCGGCAAACGCTGGGCGGTCGGCGAGAAACTGCCGAATGAAGCCTCGCTGTCGGCCATGCTCTCGGTGAGCCGCGGCACGGTGCGCGAGGCGGTGCGGGTTCTGGTCTCCCAGGGCTATCTCGAAACCCGGCAGGGGTCCGGAACCTATGTGCGCTCGACCAGCGATACCGGCCGGCCGCTCACCATGGCCCGCCGCGCCAGCCTGCGCGACCAGTTCGAAGCGCGCCTGGCGCTCGATGTCGAGGCCGCCCGGCTGACGGCAGTCCGCAAGACGCCGGCGACGGTTGCCGGGCTTCGCCGGCTGCTTGCCGAACGCGGCAGTTATGATGGCCGCGACAAGGCCGCCTTCATCGAACGCGACCTCGCCTTCCACAAGGCCGTCATCGCCGCTTCCGGCAACCGGGCGATGATCGAGATCTACGATTTCTTCTCGACCTCGATCGCCGATACGATCGCCGCGACGCTCGGCAAGGATATTCCCGAACCGGATATGCAGGCGCATGCCGATATTGTCGACGCAATCGAAACCGGCGATCCCGACCAGGCGGATTTGGCTGTGCGCCGCTTCATGGCGCCGGTTCTTGCCGCCCTCGACCGGATGATCCTGTCATGACCACATCTTCCGCCGATGCCGTCACGACATTCGACGCATCCGATGAATTGCTTGTAGACGTCGAGGCCGGCAGCCTGCCGCCGCCGCAGGCAACACCGGTGCGCGGAGCCGCGGATCGTTTCCTGCTTGGCGCCAGCCTCGTGTTGATCGCCTTCAACCTGCGCCCGGTCTTTTCGAGCGCTTCGGCGCTGCTGCCGGAAATCCGCTCCGAACTCGGTCTTACCGCGCTCGGCGCCAGCCTGCTGACGACGCTGCCGGTCGTCTGCCTCGGCGCCTTCTCGCCGCTGGCGCCGCGTCTTGCCCAGCGCCTCGGCGCGGAACGCACGCTGCTCGGCGTTCTCCTGCTTCTGGCCCTTGGCACCGGTTTGCGTGGGCTCTCCTCCGTGCCGCTGCTTTTCATCGGCACCGCGCTCGCCGGTGCCTGCATCGCCGTCGGCAACGTGTTGCTGCCGGGGCTGGTGAAGCGGGATTTCGCCGGGCGCGCGGCATTGATGACCGGCTTCTACACCATGGCGCTCTGCGCCGGTGCGGCCAGTGCGGCAGGGCTGACGCTGCCGATCGAACAGGCGCTCGGCGGCTCTCTCCAAGGCGCGCTCGCCATCTGGGCACTGCCGGCGCTCGTCGTCGCCTTGCTCTGGCTGCCGCAGATTCTGCGCA from Rhizobium sp. BT03 harbors:
- a CDS encoding LysR family transcriptional regulator, producing the protein MIRIEGIAAFVAVVEAGSVSEAARRLRLSKSVVSERLAELEKSLGGTLLHRTTRKLTLTEDGEVFLERAGRIVREIEEAAADMAERRGTLSGPIRIAAPVTFGRMHLGPALYPFLADHPDIELTLDIDDRRVDAASDGYDAIIRNGPIADSRLVAWKLAPSRRLLCASPDYLAREGMPLSLDDLNSHRGIFYTNRGVADWRFQTPEGAILVRAKPALGINNGDMLRDAAIAGLGIALLPAFIAGPAIREGLLAEIDVGHRPEAEFIYMAHPEGRNPSAKLRAIADHLKKSFGDPPYWDIADRA
- the coaBC gene encoding bifunctional phosphopantothenoylcysteine decarboxylase/phosphopantothenate--cysteine ligase CoaBC — its product is MALSGKRILLIISGGIAAYKSLDLIRRLRERGASVRPIMTKGAQEFVTPLAVGALAADHVFLDLFSREDEQDVGHIRLARDCDLVLIAPATADLMAKMANGLADDLASTVLLATERPVLAAPAMNPRMWAHPATRRNAALLRADGIRFVGPMAGEMAESREAGLGRMAEPLEIVAAAETMLDDGEKPLKGRKAIVTSGPTHEPIDPVRYIANRSSGRQGHAIAAALARLGAEVTLVSGPVTIADPVGVSTVHVERAEEMRDAVLSALPADIAVMVAAVADWRVASAADQKLKKHPGESIPTLALTENPDILKTVGHHTMRPKLVIGFAAETQDVESNARVKLERKGADMIVANDVSPATGIMGGSRNSVKLIRRDGVEQWPDLAKEEVAERLAALIAAQFS
- a CDS encoding SDR family oxidoreductase — protein: MNRLDNKVAIVTGASSGIGRVTAKLFAAEGAKVVVGARRRAELASLVAEIKAEGGDAVAIAGDVRSEDYHKALVAAAVTHYGKLDIAFNNAGIIGEAGPSTGVSEVGFSEALDVNLTASFLAAKHQIGAMAEKGGGSVIFTSTFVGYSFAFPGVAAYAASKSGLIGLTQALAAEFGAQGVRVNAVLPGAVDTEMYRDMNDTADKRAAVTNMHALKRVATPDEVARSVLYLASDDASFVTGTASLVDGGISITRS
- a CDS encoding MFS transporter; this encodes MTTSSADAVTTFDASDELLVDVEAGSLPPPQATPVRGAADRFLLGASLVLIAFNLRPVFSSASALLPEIRSELGLTALGASLLTTLPVVCLGAFSPLAPRLAQRLGAERTLLGVLLLLALGTGLRGLSSVPLLFIGTALAGACIAVGNVLLPGLVKRDFAGRAALMTGFYTMALCAGAASAAGLTLPIEQALGGSLQGALAIWALPALVVALLWLPQILRSGGQARRNGFHVKGLWRDRLAWQVTLFMGLQSALAYCVFGWLVPILRERGLDGVTAGAIVSLSVMVQAASCLIVPHIAVRGKDQRLINASLCGVAVTALLGLLFAPLSTVWLWAVLQGIGQGGLIAAAMTTIVLRSRDPDVAAHLSGMAQCVGYLLASIGPLIVGLIRGWTGSFSWCAVLFVALGLGAAINGWRAGRAVEINVHAVEKDG
- a CDS encoding class II glutamine amidotransferase, whose product is MCRWAAYRGDPLYLEELVSSPAHSLIEQSHCATRAKTATNGDGFGIAWYGDRPEPGRYRDILPAWSDCNLKSLARQIRSPLFLAHVRAATGGGTRRDNCHPFTHDTWSFMHNGQISGFERLRRPMEAMLDDELFNARGGTTDSELMFLLALQFGLREAPIAAMADMVGFVEDLAESLLGSILLRFTAAFSDGKTLYAIRYATDRKAPTLYASPASAGYCLVSEPLNDDVDAWAEIPDGSAVTVGENGIDVADFRPGKRSAARPQRMAIPA
- a CDS encoding FadR/GntR family transcriptional regulator, yielding MRAISRTNLADEAIEAIRSDILGKRWAVGEKLPNEASLSAMLSVSRGTVREAVRVLVSQGYLETRQGSGTYVRSTSDTGRPLTMARRASLRDQFEARLALDVEAARLTAVRKTPATVAGLRRLLAERGSYDGRDKAAFIERDLAFHKAVIAASGNRAMIEIYDFFSTSIADTIAATLGKDIPEPDMQAHADIVDAIETGDPDQADLAVRRFMAPVLAALDRMILS